The following are from one region of the Syngnathus typhle isolate RoL2023-S1 ecotype Sweden linkage group LG22, RoL_Styp_1.0, whole genome shotgun sequence genome:
- the si:ch211-142k18.1 gene encoding uncharacterized protein si:ch211-142k18.1, whose translation MLQSQRWLWFQPNRRKKLLVDLLRSRPPSPKRKNNKRDHNLVNMRRWWTGVLVALIAMATPSTCQSGDGDYGSGFDAYPAVTAADEPASEETCSVRFGTRGASARLLKARREEVAFLQAIQHANRAVIENLVQYVGAELGAESYEDVIRVNVAGAQEEHRSCREVLEKAEEDLEKQLQGELLDTLAGLQKIREESAAFEEMVRAATDIAGRLESSSQGLHASFAKQLRDTLQGHV comes from the exons ATGCTTCAGTCCCAGCGGTGGCTTTGGTTTCAGCCAAACAGAAGGAAAAAGCTCCTCGTGGACCTCCTTCGTTCTCGGCCGCCATCGCCAAAACGCAAGAACAACAAGCGAGATCACAATTTG GTTAACATGCGGCGTTGGTGGACGGGCGTTCTGGTGGCCTtgatcgccatggcaaccccgTCAACCTGCCAAAGCGGGGACGGCGATTACGGCTCGGGCTTTGACGCGTACCCCGCCGTCACGGCCGCCGACGAGCCCGCCTCGGAGGAGACCTGCTCGGTCCGCTTCGGCACCCGGGGCGCTTCGGCCCGCCTTCTGAAGGCTCGCCGGGAGGAGGTGGCCTTCCTGCAGGCCATCCAGCACGCCAACCGGGCGGTGATCGAGAACCTGGTCCAGTACGTCGGGGCGGAGCTGGGGGCCGAGAGCTACGAGGACGTGATTCGGGTCAACGTCGCCGGCGCCCAGGAGGAGCACCGGAGCTGCCGTGAGGTGCTGGAGAAGGCTGAGGAAGACCTGGAGAAGCAGCTTCAAGGGGAGCTGCTGGACACCCTCGCAGGGTTGCAGAA AATCCGAGAAGAGTCTGCGGCCTTTGAGGAAATGGTGCGGGCGGCCACGGACATCGCCGGGCGACTCGAGAGCTCGTCGCAAGGCCTTCACGCCTCCTTCGCCAAACAGCTGAGGGACACCCTCCAAGGCCACGTTTAA